One Mobula birostris isolate sMobBir1 chromosome 4, sMobBir1.hap1, whole genome shotgun sequence DNA window includes the following coding sequences:
- the nkx6.1 gene encoding homeobox protein Nkx-6.1, producing MLAVGQMDGSRQSAFVLSSPPLAALHSMTEMKNPLYPYSMQPGAGTGAGALPGFMTQQLSSATPHGINDILNRPVMVPGVASSLLSGIPRFNTSLSPPPPGMYFSPAAAAAAAAAAAAVARYPKPLAELPGRTPIFWPGVMQSPPWREARLGCSPHQGAMLIDKDGKRKHTRPTFSGQQIFALEKTFEQTKYLAGPERARLAYSLGMTESQVKVWFQNRRTKWRKKHAAEMATAKKKQDSETERLKGTSENDDDDDEYNKPLDPNSDDEKISQLLKKHKPTTLHVHTSENESS from the exons ATGTTAGCGGTTGGACAGATGGACGGGAGCCGGCAGAGCGCGTTCGTGCTGAGCAGCCCACCGTTAGCGGCCCTGCATTCAATGACCGAGATGAAGAACCCCTTGTACCCTTACTCCATGCAGCCCGGAGCTGGGACGGGGGCTGGGGC TCTGCCCGGTTTCATGACACAGCAATTGTCCTCCGCCACTCCTCACGGCATAAACGATATCCTGAACCGTCCGGTGATGGTGCCGg gggtcGCTTCCTCTTTGCTTTCAGGAATCCCGCGATTTAACACCAGCCTGAGTCCCCCGCCACCAGGCATGTACTTCAGCCCGGCGGCGGCGGCAGCGGCAGCGGCGGCGGCGGCAGCTGTGGCCCGTTACCCCAAACCGCTGGCCGAGTTGCCGGGGAGGACGCCTATCTTCTGGCCTGGAGTTATGCAGAGTCCGCCGTGGAGGGAAGCCAGACTGGGCTGTTCACCCC ATCAGGGCGCGATGCTGATTGACAAAGACGGAAAGAGAAAACACACCAGGCCTACATTTTCGGGACAACAAATTTTTGCATTGGAAAAAACTTTTGAACAAACTAAATATTTAGCAGGGCCTGAAAGGGCGAGACTGGCGTATTCACTGGGAATGACGGAGAGTCAAGTCAAG GTCTGGTTTcagaacaggcggacgaagtggAGGAAGAAGCACGCGGCAGAGATGGCAACAGCCAAGAAGAAACAGGACTCGGAGACTGAGAGATTAAAGGGCACCTCGGAGAACGACGATGACGACGATGAGTACAACAAACCCCTGGATCCCAATTCCGACGACGAAAAGATTTCCCAGTTACTAAAGAAACACAAACCCACTACATTGCACGTCCATACAAGTGAAAACGAGAGTTCCTAA